A single genomic interval of Cucumis sativus cultivar 9930 chromosome 5, Cucumber_9930_V3, whole genome shotgun sequence harbors:
- the LOC101209590 gene encoding urease isoform X1 → MKLSPKELDKLGLHNAGFLAQKRLARGLRLNYTEAVALIATQILEFARNGDKSVAELMELGPKLLGRRQVLPAVPHLVDSVQVEGTFPDGTKLVTVHNPFEEENGNLELALEGSFLPVPSPEKFPLMESSVVPGEIICPNDKISINVGRKAVRLSVVNKGDRPIQVGSHYHFIEVNPSLVFDRSKAYGMRLNISAGSATRFEPGDPKSVTLVAIGGNQVIRGGNGIADGPVDSSKLKDVMEAVHARGFKHVEENNAREGIAGIDDEFTTRLSREDYANRYGPTTGDKVRLGDTDLYAEIEHDFSVYGDECVFGGGKVIREGMGQSCGHPPTLSLDTVITNAVIIDHSGIFKTDIGIKDGFIMTLGKAGNPDVMDGVFSDLIIGANTEVIAGEGLLVTAGAIDCHVHFICPQLAYEAISSGITTLVGGGTGPAAGTCATTCTPSPVQMRMMLQSTDDLPLNFGFTGKGNSSKPDELYGIVRAGAMGLKLHEDWGTTPAAIDNCLTVAEKYDIQVNIHTDTLNESGFVEHTIAAFKERTIHTYHSEGAGGGHAPDIIRVCGVKNVLPSSTNPTRPFTMNTVDEHLDMLMVCHHLDRNIKEDVAFAESRIRKETIAAEDILHDMGAISIISSDSQAMGRIGEVISRTWQTAHKMKLARPSSSDNDNLRIKRYVSKYTINPAIANGFSQYVGSVEVGKFADLVLWKPAFFGAKPEMVIKGGIIAWANMGDPNASIPTPEPVLMRPMFGAFGKAGSANSIAFVSKEAVNIGIKAMYGLEKRVEAVGNVRKLTKLDMRWNDALPLIEVDPETYTVKADGEVLTCQPATSVPLSRNYFLF, encoded by the exons ATGAAGCTGAGTCCAAAGGAGTTGGATAAGCTAGGTTTGCATAATGCTGGATTTCTAGCACAGAAGCGTCTTGCTCGTGGTTTGAGGCTGAATTACACTGAAGCTGTAGCACTTATTGCCACACAG ATTCTGGAGTTTGCGCGCAATGGTGACAAGAGCGTGGcagaattgatggaattgggACCGAAACTCTTAGGAAG GAGACAAGTTCTTCCAGCTGTTCCCCATCTTGTGGATTCTGTGCAG GTTGAAGGAACTTTTCCTGATGGGACTAAGTTAGTCACAGTTCATAATCcctttgaagaagaaaatgggaaCCTAGAACTCGCATTGGAGGGTTCTTTTCTTCCAG TTCCTTCACCAGAAAAGTTCCCTTTGATGGAAAGTAGTGTGGTGCCTGGTGAGATTATCTGTCCAAATGATAAGATTTCAATTAATGTTGGACGGAAAGCTGTTAGACTCAGTGTAGTCAATAAGGGAGACAGACCAATTCAG GTTGGAAGCCACTATCACTTTATTGAGGTGAATCCTTCCTTGGTTTTTGATCGATCAAAAGCTTATGGAATGCGCCTTAACATTTCAGCTGGATCAGCTACACGGTTTGAG CCAGGGGATCCAAAATCTGTCACACTAGTAGCTATTGGTGGTAACCAAGTTATCAGAGGGGGAAATGGCATTGCCGATGGTCCAGTTGATAGTTCCAAATTGAAAGATGTGATGGAAGCTGTGCATGCAAGAGGATTTAAACACGTGGAAGAAAACAACGCTAG AGAAGGTATAGCTGGAATAGATGACGAATTCACCACAAGACTTTCTCGTGAGGATTATGCCAACCGGTATGGTCCTACCACTGGCGACAAAGTTCGACTTGGTGACACAGATCTATATGCAGAAATTGAGCATGATTTCTCCGTCTATGGAGATGAGTGTGTATTTGGAGGAGGAAAGGTTATTAGAGAGGGAATGGGACAATCCTGTGGGCATCCACCGACTTTGTCCCTTGATACTGTAATAACCAATGCAGTCATCATTGATCACAGTGGAATTTTCAAGACAGATATTGGGATCAAAGATGGCTTCATTATGACCCTTGGAAAAGCTGGAAATCCTGATGTCATGGATGGTGTTTTTAGTGACCTGATTATTGGG GCTAATACTGAGGTTATTGCTGGAGAAGGATTACTTGTTACTGCAGGAGCTATAGACTGTCATGTGCATTTCATATGCCCTCAACTGGCATATGAAGCAATATCAAGCG GCATCACAACACTGGTGGGAGGTGGAACTGGGCCTGCCGCAGGAACTTGTGCTACTACTTGCACACCATCTCCAGTGCAGATGAGGATGATGCTGCAATCAACTGATGACCTCCCCTTGAATTTTGGCTTTACAGGAAAA GGGAACAGTTCGAAGCCAGATGAGCTGTATGGAATAGTGCGTGCTGGAGCAATGGGGCTGAAGCTACATGAAGATTGGGGAACTACTCCTGCTGCAATTGACAATTGTTTAACTGTGGCAGAAAAATATGACATTCAG gTGAATATTCACACCGACACTCTGAATGAATCTGGATTTGTGGAGCATACAATTGCGGCTTTTAAGGAAAGAACTATACACACATACCACAG TGAAGGAGCTGGAGGTGGTCATGCTCCAGATATTATTCGAGTGTGTGGTGTGAAAAATGTGCTGCCTTCATCAACTAATCCTACACGACCATTCACGATGAACACTGTAGATGAACATCTTGACATGCtg ATGGTGTGCCATCATCTCGATCGCAATATTAAAGAAGATGTAGCTTTTGCAGAATCAAGGATAAGGAAGGAGACAATTGCAGCAGAAGATATTTTGCATGATATGGGGGCAATCAGTATCATATCTTCTGATTCACAGGCTATGGGTCGCATTGGAGAG GTTATTTCAAGAACGTGGCAAACTGCACACAAAATGAAGTTGGCAAGACCATCTTCATCAGACAATGATAACTTGCGGATCAAGCGATATGTATCCAAATATACCATAAATCCAGCCATAGCAAACGGGTTTTCTCAGTATGTTGGTTCAGTAGAG GTAGGGAAGTTTGCTGATCTCGTTCTCTGGAAGCCAGCCTTTTTTGGGGCAAAACCAGAAATGGTGATCAAAGGTGGCATAATTGCATGGGCAAACATGGGTGATCCAAATGCAAGCATACCTACTCCTGAACCG GTACTGATGAGGCCAATGTTTGGAGCTTTTGGAAAGGCTGGAAGTGCCAACTCAATTGCCTTTGTCAGCAAG GAAGCTGTTAACATCGGAATTAAAGCCATGTACGGACTCGAAAAGAGAGTTGAAGCCGTAGGCAACGTTAGGAAACTCACCAAACTTGACATGAGGTGGAATGATGCCCTTCCTCTCATCGAAGTAGATCCCGAAACATACACGGTGAAAGCCGATGGCGAAGTTCTTACCTGCCAGCCTGCAACTTCTGTTCCACTTTCTCGAAATTACTTCCTTTTCTAA
- the LOC101209590 gene encoding urease isoform X2 translates to MLHHVHLLISWSKCLKQNSLVGSHYHFIEVNPSLVFDRSKAYGMRLNISAGSATRFEPGDPKSVTLVAIGGNQVIRGGNGIADGPVDSSKLKDVMEAVHARGFKHVEENNAREGIAGIDDEFTTRLSREDYANRYGPTTGDKVRLGDTDLYAEIEHDFSVYGDECVFGGGKVIREGMGQSCGHPPTLSLDTVITNAVIIDHSGIFKTDIGIKDGFIMTLGKAGNPDVMDGVFSDLIIGANTEVIAGEGLLVTAGAIDCHVHFICPQLAYEAISSGITTLVGGGTGPAAGTCATTCTPSPVQMRMMLQSTDDLPLNFGFTGKGNSSKPDELYGIVRAGAMGLKLHEDWGTTPAAIDNCLTVAEKYDIQVNIHTDTLNESGFVEHTIAAFKERTIHTYHSEGAGGGHAPDIIRVCGVKNVLPSSTNPTRPFTMNTVDEHLDMLMVCHHLDRNIKEDVAFAESRIRKETIAAEDILHDMGAISIISSDSQAMGRIGEVISRTWQTAHKMKLARPSSSDNDNLRIKRYVSKYTINPAIANGFSQYVGSVEVGKFADLVLWKPAFFGAKPEMVIKGGIIAWANMGDPNASIPTPEPVLMRPMFGAFGKAGSANSIAFVSKEAVNIGIKAMYGLEKRVEAVGNVRKLTKLDMRWNDALPLIEVDPETYTVKADGEVLTCQPATSVPLSRNYFLF, encoded by the exons ATGCTACACCACGTTCACCTTTTGATATCTTGGAGCAAGTGCCTCAAACAAAATTCTCTC GTTGGAAGCCACTATCACTTTATTGAGGTGAATCCTTCCTTGGTTTTTGATCGATCAAAAGCTTATGGAATGCGCCTTAACATTTCAGCTGGATCAGCTACACGGTTTGAG CCAGGGGATCCAAAATCTGTCACACTAGTAGCTATTGGTGGTAACCAAGTTATCAGAGGGGGAAATGGCATTGCCGATGGTCCAGTTGATAGTTCCAAATTGAAAGATGTGATGGAAGCTGTGCATGCAAGAGGATTTAAACACGTGGAAGAAAACAACGCTAG AGAAGGTATAGCTGGAATAGATGACGAATTCACCACAAGACTTTCTCGTGAGGATTATGCCAACCGGTATGGTCCTACCACTGGCGACAAAGTTCGACTTGGTGACACAGATCTATATGCAGAAATTGAGCATGATTTCTCCGTCTATGGAGATGAGTGTGTATTTGGAGGAGGAAAGGTTATTAGAGAGGGAATGGGACAATCCTGTGGGCATCCACCGACTTTGTCCCTTGATACTGTAATAACCAATGCAGTCATCATTGATCACAGTGGAATTTTCAAGACAGATATTGGGATCAAAGATGGCTTCATTATGACCCTTGGAAAAGCTGGAAATCCTGATGTCATGGATGGTGTTTTTAGTGACCTGATTATTGGG GCTAATACTGAGGTTATTGCTGGAGAAGGATTACTTGTTACTGCAGGAGCTATAGACTGTCATGTGCATTTCATATGCCCTCAACTGGCATATGAAGCAATATCAAGCG GCATCACAACACTGGTGGGAGGTGGAACTGGGCCTGCCGCAGGAACTTGTGCTACTACTTGCACACCATCTCCAGTGCAGATGAGGATGATGCTGCAATCAACTGATGACCTCCCCTTGAATTTTGGCTTTACAGGAAAA GGGAACAGTTCGAAGCCAGATGAGCTGTATGGAATAGTGCGTGCTGGAGCAATGGGGCTGAAGCTACATGAAGATTGGGGAACTACTCCTGCTGCAATTGACAATTGTTTAACTGTGGCAGAAAAATATGACATTCAG gTGAATATTCACACCGACACTCTGAATGAATCTGGATTTGTGGAGCATACAATTGCGGCTTTTAAGGAAAGAACTATACACACATACCACAG TGAAGGAGCTGGAGGTGGTCATGCTCCAGATATTATTCGAGTGTGTGGTGTGAAAAATGTGCTGCCTTCATCAACTAATCCTACACGACCATTCACGATGAACACTGTAGATGAACATCTTGACATGCtg ATGGTGTGCCATCATCTCGATCGCAATATTAAAGAAGATGTAGCTTTTGCAGAATCAAGGATAAGGAAGGAGACAATTGCAGCAGAAGATATTTTGCATGATATGGGGGCAATCAGTATCATATCTTCTGATTCACAGGCTATGGGTCGCATTGGAGAG GTTATTTCAAGAACGTGGCAAACTGCACACAAAATGAAGTTGGCAAGACCATCTTCATCAGACAATGATAACTTGCGGATCAAGCGATATGTATCCAAATATACCATAAATCCAGCCATAGCAAACGGGTTTTCTCAGTATGTTGGTTCAGTAGAG GTAGGGAAGTTTGCTGATCTCGTTCTCTGGAAGCCAGCCTTTTTTGGGGCAAAACCAGAAATGGTGATCAAAGGTGGCATAATTGCATGGGCAAACATGGGTGATCCAAATGCAAGCATACCTACTCCTGAACCG GTACTGATGAGGCCAATGTTTGGAGCTTTTGGAAAGGCTGGAAGTGCCAACTCAATTGCCTTTGTCAGCAAG GAAGCTGTTAACATCGGAATTAAAGCCATGTACGGACTCGAAAAGAGAGTTGAAGCCGTAGGCAACGTTAGGAAACTCACCAAACTTGACATGAGGTGGAATGATGCCCTTCCTCTCATCGAAGTAGATCCCGAAACATACACGGTGAAAGCCGATGGCGAAGTTCTTACCTGCCAGCCTGCAACTTCTGTTCCACTTTCTCGAAATTACTTCCTTTTCTAA
- the LOC101209343 gene encoding lipoxygenase 6, chloroplastic has translation MMFTVSPSNHFHLQRHFESSGRLFFSISGAGSKFRVQKARVSRCDSLVGGNGSSRRVIRGQNKTVETAASPSEKRGGKESRISSASASGGIDVRATIKIRKKMKEKLTEKVEDQWEYFVNGIGQGISIRLISEEIDPETNSGRSIESCVRGWLPKPHNGVHAMEYAANFTVPRDFGNPGAVLITNLHGKEFYLLEVIIHGFDDGPIFFPANTWIHSRKDNPDSRIIFKNHAYLPSQTPAGLVDLRSKDLSSIRGNGKGERKPHDRIYDYDVYNDLGNPDKSKDLARPVLGVEDRPYPRRCRTGRPSTVSDPLTESRIEKPHPVYVPRDETFEEIKQNTFSAGRLKALVHNLVPSIAATLSKSDIPFKCFSDIDKLYIDGVVLNDENHLEYSQKSFLDNIMKQVVNAGQTLLKYEIPAVIKSDRFSWLRDHEFARQTLAGVNPVNIECLKEFPIRSKLDPNVYGSPESAITKEVIEKELLNGMSVEQAMEENRLFILDYHDILLPFIKKINALPGRKVYASRTVFLHSQTGTLRPIAIELSLPPTPSSKTNKRVYTHGHDATTYWIWKLAKAHVCSVDAGIHQLVNHWLRTHASMEPYIIATHRQLSSMHPIYKLLHPHMRYTLEINALARQNLINGGGIIEASFLGGKYSMELSSAAYKNLWRFDMEALPADLIRRGMAVEDPSMPSGVRLVIEDYPYAADGLLIWSAIKEWVESYVEHFYSEPNSITGDAELQAWWSEIKLKGHHEKRNEPWWPELNNKEDLSGILTTMIWVASGQHAAINFGQYPFGSYVPNRPTLMRKLIPHEDDRDYENFIANPQLTFLSSLPTKLQATKVMAVQDTLSTHSPDEEYLGQVNQLHRHWIDDRRVLELFNKFSSKLEEIEEIIKCRNKDDRLKNRSGAGVPPYELLLPTSGPGVTGRGIPNSISI, from the exons ATGATGTTTACGGTCTCGCCGAGCAATCATTTTCACTTACAGAGACACTTTGAGTCATCCGGGAGGCTATTTTTCTCGATCTCCGGCGCCGGTAGCAAGTTCAGAGTACAGAAAGCTAGGGTTTCGCGATGTGATTCTTTGGTCGGCGGGAATGGATCGAGTCGGAGGGTGATACGCGGGCAGAACAAGACTGTGGAGACTGCTGCTTCTCCATCGGAAAAAAGAGGCGGGAAGGAGTCTAGGATTTCCTCTGCTTCTGCTTCTGGAGGAATCGATGTTAGGGCGACGATAAAGAtcaggaagaagatgaaggagaaGTTGACGGAGAAGGTCGAGGATCAGTGGGAGTATTTTGTCAATGGGATTGGCCAAGGGATATCGATTCGTCTTATTAGTGAAGAAATTGATCCTG AAACCAATTCAGGAAGAAGTATTGAATCTTGTGTGAGAGGATGGTTGCCGAAACCTCACAATGGTGTTCACGCTATGGAATACGCTGCTAATTTCACTGTACCGCGTGATTTCGGCAATCCTGGGGCTGTTCTTATCACCAATCTTCATGGAAAAGAGTTCTATCTTTTGGAAGTTATCATTCATGGTTTTGATGACGGTCCCATTTTCTTTCCAGCCAACACCTGGATTCATTCAAGAAAGGATAACCCAGATAGTAGAATCATCTTCAAAAATCAC GCTTACTTGCCATCACAAACCCCGGCAGGTCTTGTAGATCTTCGCAGTAAGGACTTGTCAAGTATTAGGGGCAATGGAAAAGGTGAAAGGAAGCCGCACGACAGAATTTATGACTATGATGTTTACAACGATTTGGGTAATCCTGATAAGAGTAAAGATCTTGCTAGGCCTGTTCTGGGTGTTGAAGATAGGCCTTATCCTCGACGCTGTAGAACCGGTCGGCCTTCAACTGTCTCAG ATCCGCTTACTGAGAGTAGAATTGAAAAGCCGCATCCGGTTTATGTTCCTCGGGATGAAACTTTTGAGGAGATAAAGCAAAATACATTCTCTGCTGGGAGGTTGAAGGCTCTGGTTCATAATCTTGTACCTTCTATTGCAGCTACACTCTCAAAATCAGATATACCCTTCAAGTGTTTTTCAGATATTGATAAGTTGTATATTGATGGCGTTGTCTTGAACGATGAAAACCACCTAGAGTACTCTCAAAAGTCTTTTCTTGACAATATTATGAAGCAAGTTGTTAACGCTGGTCAGACATTGTTGAAGTATGAGATCCCAGCTGTGATAAAAA GTGATAGATTTTCTTGGCTGAGGGACCATGAATTTGCACGACAGACTCTCGCTGGTGTCAACCCAGTAAATATCGAGTGTTTGAAG GAATTTCCAATTCGTAGCAAACTTGACCCTAATGTTTATGGGTCTCCGGAATCAGCCATTACAAAAGAAGTAATAGAGAAGGAGCTTTTAAACGGCATGAGTGTAGAACAG GCCATGGAAGAAAATAGATTATTTATACTTGATTACCATGACATACTTTTGCCATTTATCAAGAAGATTAACGCATTGCCAGGGAGAAAAGTCTATGCCTCTAGAACAGTGTTCTTACATTCTCAGACTGGTACCTTGAGGCCTATAGCTATTGAGCTTTCTCTGCCTCCAACACCTTCTTCAAAAACCAACAAACGTGTTTACACTCATGGACATGATGCTACAACCTATTGGATTTGGAAGCTAGCAAAAGCTCATGTGTGCTCTGTTGATGCCGGAATCCATCAACTTGTAAATCATTG GTTAAGGACTCACGCAAGCATGGAACCTTATATAATTGCAACTCATAGGCAACTCAGTTCCATGCACCCTATTTACAAGCTGCTTCATCCTCATATGCGCTACACATTGGAAATCAATGCACTGGCTCGTCAAAATCTTATAAATGGTGGGGGAATCATTGAGGCTAGTTTCCTTGGGGGTAAGTATTCCATGGAGTTAAGCTCTGCAGCATACAAAAACTTGTGGCGATTTGATATGGAAGCATTACCGGCAGATCTTATTCGAAG GGGTATGGCAGTGGAGGATCCTTCAATGCCAAGTGGTGTAAGACTTGTGATTGAAGACTACCCATATGCAGCTGATGGTCTCCTTATATGGTCAGCCATAAAAGAATGGGTAGAATCCTATGTTGAACACTTCTACTCAGAGCCAAACTCCATCACAGGTGATGCCGAACTCCAGGCTTGGTGGAGTGAGATTAAGCTCAAAGGTCATCACGAAAAGCGAAATGAACCTTGGTGGCCTGAACTCAATAATAAAGAGGATCTATCTGGGATACTCACAACAATGATTTGGGTGGCATCTGGACAACATGCTGCTATAAACTTCGGCCAGTATCCTTTTGGAAGTTACGTGCCAAATCGTCCTACGCTAATGCGAAAGCTCATACCACATGAAGACGATCGTGATTATGAGAACTTCATTGCCAACCCTCAACTTACTTTCCTATCTTCTTTGCCAACTAAACTTCAAGCAACCAAAGTAATGGCAGTTCAAGACACATTGTCAACTCACTCGCCGGACGAGGAGTACTTAGGCCAAGTGAATCAATTACACCGCCATTGGATCGACGATAGAAGGGTGTTGGAGTTATTTAACaagttttcttcaaaattagaGGAGATAGAAGAGATTATAAAGTGTAGAAACAAGGATGATCGTCTTAAAAATAGAAGTGGTGCTGGTGTTCCTCCATATGAACTACTTCTCCCCACATCTGGTCCAGGGGTAACTGGTCGTGGAATCCCCAATAGCATATCTATCTAA